CCGAAGCCACTGCAGAGGCCATCACCGCCGACGGTTGGTTAAAAACCGGCGACATCGGTGTAATGGATGCAGCGGGTTATCTTAAAATTACCGACCGTTTAAAAGATATGTACATCATGAACGGCGAAAATGTCTATCCCGCCGAAATTGAAAAAGTCCTCTACGGATTGGCGGGGGTGGCTCAGGTCGCGGTTATTGGTGTGCCCAAAGCGCCTCAAGGCGAAGTGGGCATGGCCTTTGTTGTCAGCAAGGCTGGCAGCAATATTGATGAAGCCGCAGTGCGAGACTTCTGTGCCAATCAACTAGCGGCCTACAAAGTCCCGTTTTATGTGACATTTCTTGATGCCTTGCCGCTCAACGCCTCAGGCAAAGTACTGAAAACCGAGCTTAAAGCCACGGCCTTAAAAACAGTTTCTTAAAAACACTGGGAGCGTTAGCTAATAAGCGCCTCTCATTAAAATTTATTGGTGACGCCGCCTAGGCGACCCGTCTAGACGACATAGTCGGAGCATGCATGACAGATTATAGCGATGGTGATCATCTCCGCCCGGCACCGTCACAACATATGGATGAGGTAGACCATCGCATCGTGGCGCATTTGCGTCGTGATGGCCGTATGCCTTTCAAGGCCCTAGCAACCGAGCTGGGGCTAACCGAAGCCACCGTGCGCGCGCGGGTGCGTCGTCTAGAAGAGGGCGATAGCCTGCGGGTAGTGGCAGTCACAGATTATGAAGCCGTTGGTTACACCATGATGGTAGCGGTGGGTATTCAGGTTGAGGGTCGGCCTGCAGATGTGGTTGCAGAAGATTTGGCAAAGTTCGATGAAGTGTTTTCGGTGTGTCAGGTGGTAGGCACCCTAGATATTGAAACCCTCTCGGTCGCTCGCGACCAAGAGCATTTGTCTGAATTATTAGCGCGCCTAGGCAGTGTGCCGGGGGTGAGAAAGTTAGAGCCATCCATCGCCCTAGACGTCTTAAAAAATCAGCCGAACTGGGTGCCTTTTGGCCACGATGCATAAGCCATCAAAATAGCGTAACGAGTGTATAGGGAATACCGCAGTGGCAAAAAAACAGCTAGATGACCAAGACCGCAATATCTTAGAGGGCTTGGCCAAAGACGCCCGCATTAGTAATCGCAAAATTGCCGCTGACTTGGGCATCACCGAAGGCACGGTGCGCAGTCGCATTAAACGCATGGAAAGCGAAGGTCAGGTTCGTATTACTGCCATGACCAATATCGCGCGTTTACGCAATCCAACCCTCGCCTATATATGGGTAGAAGTTGAGCGCAGCGCCCAGTGCGATGACGTTGCCCAGCAGCTTGCGGCGGTGCCAGAGATTGGCTTTGTCGGCAAAATGCTAGGCCGCTACGATATTCTCGCCATCACCTTAGTACAAGACAATGCCGAGTTGGCGCGCTTTCTTCACAGCAAAATTACCGGCTTGGCAGGGGTGCGCCGTACCGAGTGTTCACTGGGTGTCAATTTTGTGAAGCACGACTACCGCATGAGTCGTATTGTTGATGCCTAACTGCTACCTTTAAAAAAATATAATAATTAGCCTGCAAAGAGACTAGCTATGAGCCCATTAGAATTGCGCGGCGTCGCCAAAATCATCGTTTTGGCGATCAGTGTTTTGCTTGTGTCCAGCTGCGGTGGTAGCAATGGATCTAGCAGCAGAAACAATACTGAAGTTGCTTCGCCCAATGGCGATCTATTAGAGACCGGCTTGCAAGGGCAGGTGCCCTTGGCAGATCAATTGAGTGGTCGCGCCGCGCAGGGCTATCGCAAAGGTCTGCGTCTGGTGGGTGAAAACACCATCTTAGATCGCGGCGCTAATTTCTCCATGGCGTGGCTTGATGACTGCGCTTATGTCACCACCACCTCGCCGGGACAAATTTTTGGGCCGGCCTCGTCGCCCTATATCGACCCCCAGTTCAGCGCCCTCAATGGCATGGCGGTCATAGACGCTTCCGACCCTAAGAACCCAAAGTTAATCGATATTTTACAAAGCCCGGCCATGATCGCCCCGCATGAATCCATACAAGCCAACCAAGCGCGGCGCATCATTGTGGCCACCCGCGGTGGCGGCACCGCATTAGACGTTTACGACGCCACAGATTGCCGCAAGCCGGTATTAACGGCGTCGGTAAATATTGGTCTCGGTATCACGTTGCCGCCGCTTCCAGATCTACCCGGTGGCATTGGCAGCATTGATCAGGGTTTGGCGTTTATGGGCCACGCCATGTGTATCACCAATGATGGTTTAACGGCCTACGCCACCAGTTCGGCGCAGAGCAATGCCGTTATTGATTTGACCGACTTAGAAGACCCCAAATTAATTCAGCTTTATTCGCCGGCCTCCCACGACTGTGGTTTAAATCCCGAGGGAACTCGCCTATATCAAGCTAATTTTGGTTTTGTCTCGCTGGGTTTGGGGCTGCCCAATGGGCCTGCAGTGGGTCAAAACGGCTTGATGATTTTAGATGTCAGCGGCTTTCAAGATCGCAGCACGCCGCCATCACCCCTGCTTTTTGGCACCCAGCCACCGTTGGTTGGATTTCTAGGGTGGACCAATATTCTCGATGGCGAGGCGCCAACGGCGGGGTCCCATACCGCGCGGTGGTTTAAAAATGGCGGCCGCACCTATGTTTATTCCAGCGACGAATGGCCAACGGCGGGAGTCTGTCCCTGGGCGCATAGCCGAATTATTGATATTACCGACGAGACCAATCCTGTAAAAGTGTCGGATATTATTCTCGATGTGAATAAATTAGAAAACTGTTTAGAAACTGAAATCGACATCGCCAATTACTCTGCTCACTACGTCGGCTTCGACGACGTCAATAACGCCACAACGCTATTTATGAGCTACTACACCGGCGGCTTGCGGGTGTGGGATATTCGCGATCCCGCCAATCCCTTCGAGATCGCTTACTGGCATCCTGCGCCAAACCCAAATACCCCCACGGTGTTTTTGTCGGAGGGCTTCGGCAGCTCTGGCGACCGCTGGGACGCAGTGGCCACTTACATTCGCTATCGTCCAGAAACCGGCCATATATGGTTGGCAGCTTACAGTGCGGGTTTTCAAATTTTAGAATTTACCGACAGTGCAGGGCCATCAGCGCCTAAACCCACCGGGCCTTAAAGGCGAATCAGAGTCGCTCATGGGGTTTAAGCGCGCTATAAAAAAGCCGGCTAGCAAAGCGTATTTACCCTGGCTGCTGGGCATGGCTTTAGCCGCCTTTGCACTGCCGGTCTGGTCGCATTCCTTTGGCACGCTTTATACCTTGCCGGTGCCTTTCTGGTTATATGCATGGGGTTGCTCTGCGGCCTTGCTGCTATCTTTTTTACTGGTCGCTTGGTTCGCGCAGCAGCCTAGCCCTAGTCAGAGCGCATCGTCTCCTGCGCAAAGTCATCACGGCAAGCGTCTCTTGGTATTGCCTGCTGTCCTAATCTCAGTATTGCGAGTCCTCAGTATAAGCGCGCTTCTGCTGTGTATTGCCACCGGCTTGTGGGGCACCGCCAATGCCTATCTAAATTTCAATATGACCTTTTTCTGGATCATATTTGTCTTAGGTTTTGCGTATTTCAGTGCCTTAGTGGGTGATCTATATCCCCTTATAAATCCCTGGCATATGCTGGTGCGCGGCGTGGCGCGGGTTCTTAAAATTGATTTCTCGGGGCGCATTAGCTACCCGCAAGCCCTTGGCTATTGGCCGGCCCTATTGCTGTATATGGCGTTTATCTGGCTTGAACTGTTTGGCGGCGGTGGCCCTAAAGAACTTTCCTACGCCCTAATAGCCTACGGCGTCTTCAATGTCTTGGCGGCGTGGTTGCTGGGCAGTGAGGCGTGGTTTAAACAGGGCGAATTTTTTGGGGTGTTATTCGCGCTGATATCCAAAATGGCAGCCGTCTCAATTCAGCCCCGTGGCGAACACGGTCAATATTCTCATTTGGTATTGCGGCCGCCGTTCTCAGGCCTGCAGCGCGGCCGAGCTTCTTCTTTGAGTGAGTTGTTGTTTGTGCTCTTTCTGCTGTCATCAACGGCATTTGATGGCCTGCACCAGACCAATATATGGGCAAGCTTTTTTTGGCAAGATATCGCCGGACTATACCGCGAATACACCAGCCAAAATATTGTGCAGGCCTACCCGGTATTAAAAACCATGCACGCCGCGTTTGAAGCCAGCACGCTGTTTTTGTCGCCACTATTTTATCTTGCCGTATTCTTTATCTTTTTAGCGCTGGTGCGACGGCTAACAAAATTCCAAGGCACGCTGCAAACCTTGGCCCTGCAGTTTAGTTATTCACTGCTGCCCATCGCCTTGGTCTACCACATTACCCATTACTACACGCTAATCAGTA
This portion of the Zhongshania sp. R06B22 genome encodes:
- a CDS encoding Lrp/AsnC family transcriptional regulator — encoded protein: MTDYSDGDHLRPAPSQHMDEVDHRIVAHLRRDGRMPFKALATELGLTEATVRARVRRLEEGDSLRVVAVTDYEAVGYTMMVAVGIQVEGRPADVVAEDLAKFDEVFSVCQVVGTLDIETLSVARDQEHLSELLARLGSVPGVRKLEPSIALDVLKNQPNWVPFGHDA
- a CDS encoding Lrp/AsnC family transcriptional regulator; the protein is MAKKQLDDQDRNILEGLAKDARISNRKIAADLGITEGTVRSRIKRMESEGQVRITAMTNIARLRNPTLAYIWVEVERSAQCDDVAQQLAAVPEIGFVGKMLGRYDILAITLVQDNAELARFLHSKITGLAGVRRTECSLGVNFVKHDYRMSRIVDA
- a CDS encoding LVIVD repeat-containing protein: MSPLELRGVAKIIVLAISVLLVSSCGGSNGSSSRNNTEVASPNGDLLETGLQGQVPLADQLSGRAAQGYRKGLRLVGENTILDRGANFSMAWLDDCAYVTTTSPGQIFGPASSPYIDPQFSALNGMAVIDASDPKNPKLIDILQSPAMIAPHESIQANQARRIIVATRGGGTALDVYDATDCRKPVLTASVNIGLGITLPPLPDLPGGIGSIDQGLAFMGHAMCITNDGLTAYATSSAQSNAVIDLTDLEDPKLIQLYSPASHDCGLNPEGTRLYQANFGFVSLGLGLPNGPAVGQNGLMILDVSGFQDRSTPPSPLLFGTQPPLVGFLGWTNILDGEAPTAGSHTARWFKNGGRTYVYSSDEWPTAGVCPWAHSRIIDITDETNPVKVSDIILDVNKLENCLETEIDIANYSAHYVGFDDVNNATTLFMSYYTGGLRVWDIRDPANPFEIAYWHPAPNPNTPTVFLSEGFGSSGDRWDAVATYIRYRPETGHIWLAAYSAGFQILEFTDSAGPSAPKPTGP